One window of Esox lucius isolate fEsoLuc1 chromosome 25, fEsoLuc1.pri, whole genome shotgun sequence genomic DNA carries:
- the LOC105021000 gene encoding centrosomal protein of 135 kDa-like isoform X2, translating to MERMDFDDNPFANKTRKRDGIAFSAHFQWWKRPSGVAAVCLGLLCVLLLAGILGLGFYYGVIGRPYSTEGDQPATSLHIRNEEKEQLQNSLKLLAAERDQLKNSLNLRTTERDQLQSSLNTKTKERDQLQSSLSTLTSERTQLQKNLNTLTTERNLLQQSLTTKTKELDQLQNNYNTKTKEKDQLQSSLSTMTTERDQLQRSLNTKTKERDQIQSSLSTITTERDQLQRSLNTKTKERDQLQSSLSTMTTERDQLQRSLNTKTKERDQLQSSLSTMTTERNQLQKNLNTLTTEKNQLQQSLTTKTKEWDQLQYSLNTKTKERDQLQSSLSTMTTERDQLQRSLNTKTKERDQLQSSLSTMTTERDQLQRSLNTKTKERDQLQSSLSTMTTERNQLQKSLNTLITEKNLLQQSLTTKTKEWDQLQNSLNTKTKERDQLQSSLSTMTTERDQLQRSLNTKTKERDQLQSSLSTMTTERDQLQRSLNTKTKERDQLQSSLSTMTSERNQLQKNLNTLTTEKNLLQQSLTTKTKEWDQLQNSLNTKTKERDQLQSSLSTMTTERDQLQRSLNTKTKERDKLQSSLSTMTTERDQLQRSLNTKTKERDQLQSSLSTMTTERNQLQKSLNTLITEKNLLQQSLTTKTKEWDQLQNSLNTKTKERDQLQSSLSTMTTERDQLQRSLNTKTKERDQLQSSLSTMTTERNKLQKNLNIQTTEKNQLQQSLTTKTKERDQLQNSLKVITAERDQLKNSLNSRSKDRDQVQNILNTMTTERDQLKTRLRFYETSCPEGWLKFDGSCYYLSSTKDTGGASQRACRAMDAEDVIINSREEQLFIHGLRRNVWIGMFKKDTKWKWVDSTKVTSTYWMRGEPSNQDDLKCVEITQAASDPLKSWRAVSCGTNIFSVCEKEAS from the exons ATGGAGAGAATGGATTTTGATGACAACCCATTTGCTAACAAAACTAGAAAAAGGGATGGTATTGCATTTTCAG CACATTTTCAGTGGTGGAAGAGACCTTCTGGAGTTGCTGCAGTGTGTCTCGGCCTGCTGTGTGTCCTCTTACTGGCTGGGATACTAGGCCTGGGCTTCTACT ATGGAGTCATTGGTCGTCCTTACTCAACAGAGGGAGACCAACCGGCTACAAGTCTCCACATAAGAAATGAAGAGAAAGAACAGCTGCAAAACAGTCTTAAATTATTGGCTGCAGAAAGGGACCAATTAAAGAACAGTCTCAACTTAAGGACCACTGAAAGAGACCAGCTGCAGAGTAGCCTAAATACAAAGACTaaggagagagaccagctacagagtaGTCTCAGTACCTTGACAAGTGAAAGAACCCAGCTGCAGAAGAATCTCAATACCCTAACCACTGAGAGAAATCTGTTGCAACAGAGTCTAACCACAAAGACCAAAGAGTTGGACCAGctgcaaaataattataatacaaaGACTAAGGAGAAAGACCAGCTACAGAGTAGTCTCAGTACCATGACAACTGAAAGAGACCAGCTGCAGCGTAGCCTTAACACAAAGACTAAGGAGAGAGACCAGATACAGAGTAGTCTCAGTACCATAACAACTGAAAGAGACCAGCTGCAGCGTAGCCTTAACACAAAGACTaaggagagagaccagctacagagtaGTCTCAGTACCATGACAACTGAAAGAGACCAGCTCCAGCGTAGCCTTAACACAAAGACTaaggagagagaccagctacagagtaGTCTCAGTACCATGACAACTGAAAGAAACCAGCTGCAGAAGAATCTCAATACCCTAACTACCGAGAAAAATCAGTTGCAACAGAGTCTAACCACAAAGACCAAAGAGTGGGACCAGCTGCAATATAGTCTTAATACAAAGACTAAGGaaagagaccagctacagagtaGTCTCAGTACCATGACAACTGAAAGAGACCAGCTGCAGCGTAGCCTTAACACAAAGACTaaggagagagaccagctacagagtaGTCTCAGTACCATGACTACTGAAAGAGACCAGCTGCAGCGTAGCCTTAACACTAAGACTaaggagagagaccagctacagagtaGTCTCAGTACCATGACAACTGAAAGAAACCAGCTGCAGAAGAGTCTCAATACCCTAATTACCGAGAAAAATCTGTTGCAACAGAGTCTAACCACAAAGACCAAAGAGTGGGACCAGCTGCAAAATAGTCTTAATACAAAGACTAAGGaaagagaccagctacagagtaGTCTCAGTACCATGACAACTGAAAGAGACCAGCTGCAGCGTAGCCTGAACACAAAGACTaaggagagagaccagctacagagtaGTCTCAGTACCATGACAACTGAAAGAGACCAGCTGCAGCGTAGCCTTAACACTAAGACTaaggagagagaccagctacagagtaGTCTCAGTACCATGACAAGTGAAAGAAACCAGCTGCAGAAGAATCTCAATACCCTAACTACAGAGAAAAATCTGTTGCAACAGAGTCTAACCACAAAGACCAAAGAGTGGGACCAGCTGCAAAATAGTCTTAATACAAAGACTAAGGaaagagaccagctacagagtaGTCTCAGTACCATGACAACTGAAAGAGACCAGCTGCAGCGTAGCCTGAACACAAAGACTAAGGAGAGAGACAAGCTACAGAGTAGTCTCAGTACCATGACAACTGAAAGAGACCAGCTGCAGCGTAGCCTTAACACTAAGACTaaggagagagaccagctacagagtaGTCTCAGTACCATGACAACTGAAAGAAACCAGCTGCAGAAGAGTCTCAATACCCTAATTACCGAGAAAAATCTGTTGCAACAGAGTCTAACCACAAAGACCAAAGAGTGGGACCAGCTGCAAAATAGTCTTAATACAAAGACTAAGGaaagagaccagctacagagtaGTCTCAGTACCATGACAACTGAAAGAGACCAGCTGCAGCGTAGCCTGAACACAAAGACTaaggagagagaccagctacagagtaGTCTCAGTACCATGACAACTGAAAGAAACAAGCTGCAGAAGAATCTCAATATCCAAACCACAGAGAAAAATCAGTTGCAACAGAGTCTAACCACAAAGaccaaagagagagaccagctgcAAAATAGTCTTAAAGTAATTACTGCTGAAAGAGATCAACTAAAGAACAGTCTCAATTCAAGGTCTAAAGATAGAGACCAGGTacagaatattttaaatacCATGACAACGGAGAGAGACCAGTTAAAGACCAGACTTCGTTTCTATG AGACATCGTGTCCGGAGGGATGGTTGAAGTTTGACGGCAGCTGTTACTATCTGTCCTCCACAAAGGACACAGGAGGGGCCAGTCAGCGAGCGTGTCGGGCAATGGATGCAGAAGACGTTATTATAAACAGCAGAGAAGAACAG CTATTTATCCATGGACTCAGGAGGAATGTCTGGATTGgtatgtttaaaaaagacaCGAAGTGGAAATGGGTTGATAGTACAAAAGTTACATCCAC GTACTGGATGCGTGGGGAACCCAGTAATCAGGATGACTTAAAGTGTGTGGAAATCACACAGGCAGCATCAGACCCACTGAAAAGTTGGAGGGCAGTGTCTTGTggcacaaatatattttctgtgtgtgaAAAAGAAGCCTCATAA
- the LOC105021000 gene encoding centrosomal protein of 135 kDa-like isoform X3 codes for MERMDFDDNPFANKTRKRDGIAFSAHFQWWKRPSGVAAVCLGLLCVLLLAGILGLGFYWLWYRTLPSYTEAVDGVIGRPYSTEGDQPATSLHIRNEEKEQLQNSLKLLAAERDQLKNSLNLRTTERDQLQSSLNTKTKERDQLQSSLSTLTSERTQLQKNLNTLTTERNLLQQSLTTKTKELDQLQNNYNTKTKEKDQLQSSLSTMTTERDQLQRSLNTKTKERDQIQSSLSTITTERDQLQRSLNTKTKERDQLQSSLSTMTTERDQLQRSLNTKTKERDQLQSSLSTMTTERNQLQKNLNTLTTEKNQLQQSLTTKTKEWDQLQYSLNTKTKERDQLQSSLSTMTTERDQLQRSLNTKTKERDQLQSSLSTMTTERDQLQRSLNTKTKERDQLQSSLSTMTTERDQLQRSLNTKTKERDQLQSSLSTMTTERDQLQRSLNTKTKERDQLQSSLSTMTSERNQLQKNLNTLTTEKNLLQQSLTTKTKEWDQLQNSLNTKTKERDQLQSSLSTMTTERDQLQRSLNTKTKERDKLQSSLSTMTTERDQLQRSLNTKTKERDQLQSSLSTMTTERNQLQKSLNTLITEKNLLQQSLTTKTKEWDQLQNSLNTKTKERDQLQSSLSTMTTERDQLQRSLNTKTKERDQLQSSLSTMTTERNKLQKNLNIQTTEKNQLQQSLTTKTKERDQLQNSLKVITAERDQLKNSLNSRSKDRDQVQNILNTMTTERDQLKTRLRFYETSCPEGWLKFDGSCYYLSSTKDTGGASQRACRAMDAEDVIINSREEQLFIHGLRRNVWIGMFKKDTKWKWVDSTKVTSTYWMRGEPSNQDDLKCVEITQAASDPLKSWRAVSCGTNIFSVCEKEAS; via the exons ATGGAGAGAATGGATTTTGATGACAACCCATTTGCTAACAAAACTAGAAAAAGGGATGGTATTGCATTTTCAG CACATTTTCAGTGGTGGAAGAGACCTTCTGGAGTTGCTGCAGTGTGTCTCGGCCTGCTGTGTGTCCTCTTACTGGCTGGGATACTAGGCCTGGGCTTCTACT GGCTGTGGTACCGAACTTTACCCAGCTACACTGAGGCAGTTG ATGGAGTCATTGGTCGTCCTTACTCAACAGAGGGAGACCAACCGGCTACAAGTCTCCACATAAGAAATGAAGAGAAAGAACAGCTGCAAAACAGTCTTAAATTATTGGCTGCAGAAAGGGACCAATTAAAGAACAGTCTCAACTTAAGGACCACTGAAAGAGACCAGCTGCAGAGTAGCCTAAATACAAAGACTaaggagagagaccagctacagagtaGTCTCAGTACCTTGACAAGTGAAAGAACCCAGCTGCAGAAGAATCTCAATACCCTAACCACTGAGAGAAATCTGTTGCAACAGAGTCTAACCACAAAGACCAAAGAGTTGGACCAGctgcaaaataattataatacaaaGACTAAGGAGAAAGACCAGCTACAGAGTAGTCTCAGTACCATGACAACTGAAAGAGACCAGCTGCAGCGTAGCCTTAACACAAAGACTAAGGAGAGAGACCAGATACAGAGTAGTCTCAGTACCATAACAACTGAAAGAGACCAGCTGCAGCGTAGCCTTAACACAAAGACTaaggagagagaccagctacagagtaGTCTCAGTACCATGACAACTGAAAGAGACCAGCTCCAGCGTAGCCTTAACACAAAGACTaaggagagagaccagctacagagtaGTCTCAGTACCATGACAACTGAAAGAAACCAGCTGCAGAAGAATCTCAATACCCTAACTACCGAGAAAAATCAGTTGCAACAGAGTCTAACCACAAAGACCAAAGAGTGGGACCAGCTGCAATATAGTCTTAATACAAAGACTAAGGaaagagaccagctacagagtaGTCTCAGTACCATGACAACTGAAAGAGACCAGCTGCAGCGTAGCCTTAACACAAAGACTaaggagagagaccagctacagagtaGTCTCAGTACCATGACTACTGAAAGAGACCAGCTGCAGCGTAGCCTTAACACTAAGACTaaggagagagaccagctacagagtaGTCTCAGTAC CATGACAACTGAAAGAGACCAGCTGCAGCGTAGCCTGAACACAAAGACTaaggagagagaccagctacagagtaGTCTCAGTACCATGACAACTGAAAGAGACCAGCTGCAGCGTAGCCTTAACACTAAGACTaaggagagagaccagctacagagtaGTCTCAGTACCATGACAAGTGAAAGAAACCAGCTGCAGAAGAATCTCAATACCCTAACTACAGAGAAAAATCTGTTGCAACAGAGTCTAACCACAAAGACCAAAGAGTGGGACCAGCTGCAAAATAGTCTTAATACAAAGACTAAGGaaagagaccagctacagagtaGTCTCAGTACCATGACAACTGAAAGAGACCAGCTGCAGCGTAGCCTGAACACAAAGACTAAGGAGAGAGACAAGCTACAGAGTAGTCTCAGTACCATGACAACTGAAAGAGACCAGCTGCAGCGTAGCCTTAACACTAAGACTaaggagagagaccagctacagagtaGTCTCAGTACCATGACAACTGAAAGAAACCAGCTGCAGAAGAGTCTCAATACCCTAATTACCGAGAAAAATCTGTTGCAACAGAGTCTAACCACAAAGACCAAAGAGTGGGACCAGCTGCAAAATAGTCTTAATACAAAGACTAAGGaaagagaccagctacagagtaGTCTCAGTACCATGACAACTGAAAGAGACCAGCTGCAGCGTAGCCTGAACACAAAGACTaaggagagagaccagctacagagtaGTCTCAGTACCATGACAACTGAAAGAAACAAGCTGCAGAAGAATCTCAATATCCAAACCACAGAGAAAAATCAGTTGCAACAGAGTCTAACCACAAAGaccaaagagagagaccagctgcAAAATAGTCTTAAAGTAATTACTGCTGAAAGAGATCAACTAAAGAACAGTCTCAATTCAAGGTCTAAAGATAGAGACCAGGTacagaatattttaaatacCATGACAACGGAGAGAGACCAGTTAAAGACCAGACTTCGTTTCTATG AGACATCGTGTCCGGAGGGATGGTTGAAGTTTGACGGCAGCTGTTACTATCTGTCCTCCACAAAGGACACAGGAGGGGCCAGTCAGCGAGCGTGTCGGGCAATGGATGCAGAAGACGTTATTATAAACAGCAGAGAAGAACAG CTATTTATCCATGGACTCAGGAGGAATGTCTGGATTGgtatgtttaaaaaagacaCGAAGTGGAAATGGGTTGATAGTACAAAAGTTACATCCAC GTACTGGATGCGTGGGGAACCCAGTAATCAGGATGACTTAAAGTGTGTGGAAATCACACAGGCAGCATCAGACCCACTGAAAAGTTGGAGGGCAGTGTCTTGTggcacaaatatattttctgtgtgtgaAAAAGAAGCCTCATAA
- the LOC105021000 gene encoding centrosomal protein of 135 kDa-like isoform X1, with the protein MERMDFDDNPFANKTRKRDGIAFSAHFQWWKRPSGVAAVCLGLLCVLLLAGILGLGFYWLWYRTLPSYTEAVDGVIGRPYSTEGDQPATSLHIRNEEKEQLQNSLKLLAAERDQLKNSLNLRTTERDQLQSSLNTKTKERDQLQSSLSTLTSERTQLQKNLNTLTTERNLLQQSLTTKTKELDQLQNNYNTKTKEKDQLQSSLSTMTTERDQLQRSLNTKTKERDQIQSSLSTITTERDQLQRSLNTKTKERDQLQSSLSTMTTERDQLQRSLNTKTKERDQLQSSLSTMTTERNQLQKNLNTLTTEKNQLQQSLTTKTKEWDQLQYSLNTKTKERDQLQSSLSTMTTERDQLQRSLNTKTKERDQLQSSLSTMTTERDQLQRSLNTKTKERDQLQSSLSTMTTERNQLQKSLNTLITEKNLLQQSLTTKTKEWDQLQNSLNTKTKERDQLQSSLSTMTTERDQLQRSLNTKTKERDQLQSSLSTMTTERDQLQRSLNTKTKERDQLQSSLSTMTSERNQLQKNLNTLTTEKNLLQQSLTTKTKEWDQLQNSLNTKTKERDQLQSSLSTMTTERDQLQRSLNTKTKERDKLQSSLSTMTTERDQLQRSLNTKTKERDQLQSSLSTMTTERNQLQKSLNTLITEKNLLQQSLTTKTKEWDQLQNSLNTKTKERDQLQSSLSTMTTERDQLQRSLNTKTKERDQLQSSLSTMTTERNKLQKNLNIQTTEKNQLQQSLTTKTKERDQLQNSLKVITAERDQLKNSLNSRSKDRDQVQNILNTMTTERDQLKTRLRFYETSCPEGWLKFDGSCYYLSSTKDTGGASQRACRAMDAEDVIINSREEQLFIHGLRRNVWIGMFKKDTKWKWVDSTKVTSTYWMRGEPSNQDDLKCVEITQAASDPLKSWRAVSCGTNIFSVCEKEAS; encoded by the exons ATGGAGAGAATGGATTTTGATGACAACCCATTTGCTAACAAAACTAGAAAAAGGGATGGTATTGCATTTTCAG CACATTTTCAGTGGTGGAAGAGACCTTCTGGAGTTGCTGCAGTGTGTCTCGGCCTGCTGTGTGTCCTCTTACTGGCTGGGATACTAGGCCTGGGCTTCTACT GGCTGTGGTACCGAACTTTACCCAGCTACACTGAGGCAGTTG ATGGAGTCATTGGTCGTCCTTACTCAACAGAGGGAGACCAACCGGCTACAAGTCTCCACATAAGAAATGAAGAGAAAGAACAGCTGCAAAACAGTCTTAAATTATTGGCTGCAGAAAGGGACCAATTAAAGAACAGTCTCAACTTAAGGACCACTGAAAGAGACCAGCTGCAGAGTAGCCTAAATACAAAGACTaaggagagagaccagctacagagtaGTCTCAGTACCTTGACAAGTGAAAGAACCCAGCTGCAGAAGAATCTCAATACCCTAACCACTGAGAGAAATCTGTTGCAACAGAGTCTAACCACAAAGACCAAAGAGTTGGACCAGctgcaaaataattataatacaaaGACTAAGGAGAAAGACCAGCTACAGAGTAGTCTCAGTACCATGACAACTGAAAGAGACCAGCTGCAGCGTAGCCTTAACACAAAGACTAAGGAGAGAGACCAGATACAGAGTAGTCTCAGTACCATAACAACTGAAAGAGACCAGCTGCAGCGTAGCCTTAACACAAAGACTaaggagagagaccagctacagagtaGTCTCAGTACCATGACAACTGAAAGAGACCAGCTCCAGCGTAGCCTTAACACAAAGACTaaggagagagaccagctacagagtaGTCTCAGTACCATGACAACTGAAAGAAACCAGCTGCAGAAGAATCTCAATACCCTAACTACCGAGAAAAATCAGTTGCAACAGAGTCTAACCACAAAGACCAAAGAGTGGGACCAGCTGCAATATAGTCTTAATACAAAGACTAAGGaaagagaccagctacagagtaGTCTCAGTACCATGACAACTGAAAGAGACCAGCTGCAGCGTAGCCTTAACACAAAGACTaaggagagagaccagctacagagtaGTCTCAGTACCATGACTACTGAAAGAGACCAGCTGCAGCGTAGCCTTAACACTAAGACTaaggagagagaccagctacagagtaGTCTCAGTACCATGACAACTGAAAGAAACCAGCTGCAGAAGAGTCTCAATACCCTAATTACCGAGAAAAATCTGTTGCAACAGAGTCTAACCACAAAGACCAAAGAGTGGGACCAGCTGCAAAATAGTCTTAATACAAAGACTAAGGaaagagaccagctacagagtaGTCTCAGTACCATGACAACTGAAAGAGACCAGCTGCAGCGTAGCCTGAACACAAAGACTaaggagagagaccagctacagagtaGTCTCAGTACCATGACAACTGAAAGAGACCAGCTGCAGCGTAGCCTTAACACTAAGACTaaggagagagaccagctacagagtaGTCTCAGTACCATGACAAGTGAAAGAAACCAGCTGCAGAAGAATCTCAATACCCTAACTACAGAGAAAAATCTGTTGCAACAGAGTCTAACCACAAAGACCAAAGAGTGGGACCAGCTGCAAAATAGTCTTAATACAAAGACTAAGGaaagagaccagctacagagtaGTCTCAGTACCATGACAACTGAAAGAGACCAGCTGCAGCGTAGCCTGAACACAAAGACTAAGGAGAGAGACAAGCTACAGAGTAGTCTCAGTACCATGACAACTGAAAGAGACCAGCTGCAGCGTAGCCTTAACACTAAGACTaaggagagagaccagctacagagtaGTCTCAGTACCATGACAACTGAAAGAAACCAGCTGCAGAAGAGTCTCAATACCCTAATTACCGAGAAAAATCTGTTGCAACAGAGTCTAACCACAAAGACCAAAGAGTGGGACCAGCTGCAAAATAGTCTTAATACAAAGACTAAGGaaagagaccagctacagagtaGTCTCAGTACCATGACAACTGAAAGAGACCAGCTGCAGCGTAGCCTGAACACAAAGACTaaggagagagaccagctacagagtaGTCTCAGTACCATGACAACTGAAAGAAACAAGCTGCAGAAGAATCTCAATATCCAAACCACAGAGAAAAATCAGTTGCAACAGAGTCTAACCACAAAGaccaaagagagagaccagctgcAAAATAGTCTTAAAGTAATTACTGCTGAAAGAGATCAACTAAAGAACAGTCTCAATTCAAGGTCTAAAGATAGAGACCAGGTacagaatattttaaatacCATGACAACGGAGAGAGACCAGTTAAAGACCAGACTTCGTTTCTATG AGACATCGTGTCCGGAGGGATGGTTGAAGTTTGACGGCAGCTGTTACTATCTGTCCTCCACAAAGGACACAGGAGGGGCCAGTCAGCGAGCGTGTCGGGCAATGGATGCAGAAGACGTTATTATAAACAGCAGAGAAGAACAG CTATTTATCCATGGACTCAGGAGGAATGTCTGGATTGgtatgtttaaaaaagacaCGAAGTGGAAATGGGTTGATAGTACAAAAGTTACATCCAC GTACTGGATGCGTGGGGAACCCAGTAATCAGGATGACTTAAAGTGTGTGGAAATCACACAGGCAGCATCAGACCCACTGAAAAGTTGGAGGGCAGTGTCTTGTggcacaaatatattttctgtgtgtgaAAAAGAAGCCTCATAA